Proteins encoded by one window of Bacteroidales bacterium:
- a CDS encoding helix-turn-helix transcriptional regulator has translation MELGRIISLLIKKRNLTQVKVAEKIGKSTTALSQIIKGTYNPNPDTLNKICEVLEIPLPIMYFLTISEEDIPEDKIEMFRFFEPTIKDFLINLFGIEQKEILNEYNKN, from the coding sequence ATGGAATTAGGAAGAATTATAAGTTTACTAATAAAAAAAAGGAACTTAACTCAAGTTAAAGTTGCTGAAAAGATAGGCAAAAGCACAACAGCGCTTTCACAGATTATAAAAGGAACTTATAATCCAAATCCTGATACTTTAAACAAAATTTGTGAAGTATTAGAAATACCACTGCCAATTATGTATTTTTTAACAATCTCTGAAGAAGATATTCCAGAAGATAAAATTGAAATGTTTAGGTTTTTTGAACCGACAATTAAAGACTTTTTAATCAATCTTTTCGGTATTGAGCAAAAAGAAATTTTAAACGAATATAATAAAAACTAG